A genomic window from Solanum dulcamara chromosome 11, daSolDulc1.2, whole genome shotgun sequence includes:
- the LOC129874030 gene encoding uncharacterized protein LOC129874030 isoform X1, which produces MEQAAIPQFGNKLVHEAKLKELLRNLTSTDFQLCSDASKEFVKLLKSDSGPEFLSLYIYNSSKCIELEQAWELRKIKTGLYVVFNLISAFLNHSYGKNRVDKDPKVAVIVNVLDKFAKLIVEKRMNDLYKELNSKEAKRQRAALSLLASIARRSSWMAWEVAKSFDFKIPIFGRLAEWKAKKSEGKKKHHSTRKAFVGFAVSFLEVGNARLLRGVLQQKDMYSGVLRGLGNDDDDTVVYVLSTLRDRVLVPDSLVPTGLRSVLFGSVTLEQLTSISGRDGGGLAAELAHEVLYMVCTDPSNGLMPDLKRVPNPLRGNPKRLLVLMKKLKAGEIENHRNLLLAIVKGKTSFGSAYLDEFPYSLEDPSSRNWFASVSLAANVLFSVGDGLAFGFLDSQTQEPPTLNSPEVQNIMKCIGPRSFSRLVINKGLLHLDPLVKHGTLKLVLEVLKLLELLISALNSVLSSQGQMIHKWESLKQDIWNAVRIFLPDPQVLFSLLSSLNEFYRCLEHCSKRPADSEIGDKLSSRKKLKIDVANEDTDIIVAGVSYSPDAALFLDSEAIVDDMDDSKDDTYFVKLITELWSLHSSPLPDSTVKDTEVLFYAKLLNALTIYYKTMPKMLEGLFDFFKILPNNPLALPTMLQQTLLSLLQEHVGWSSKCEIATRVHSQMYKHLLPFLDLLMFSPNRDIKDQAYILAKTSMYSTGAFDKNPKEICSWFFFIPGYSKDNMLGGAVGCDIYRKLSSPVRLFLRDAVIESGNKLFYYLDLLRSSLSSIPGTKDISPDFSPFTICILDKCLALVTSESGAFSASEKSMVSSYVCNTLKYLVETQVDPSVLSSIINLKLSERLDALYDLDDSQCPCEWKPFKRLLHLSRKISQGTYRISSNIKEFVYTDSSFIRTVGEVHRLLKSESDGSLVGLTIGFCFSIACTTPAEIIQNFPLIVSVSNKLLGVPLSLLMQLFFSEPSLLNDASKRWPEIFFTGLERALTRLCGGRTMDYESDSFSVFLEHAPFYVLFPAVLDIDGLDLSDQSELQNLLLAKLSEKTSDHLLSCFHYLLFWLNQAQLSYRNEQFEGLEKLSAACFLLLSRMLEKLLAEKSNSCGLDTCSRFTTNFVEELVVTILGHPAVAAVLEHPSPVNSDFACGAIEDSVDQFVESAKLKVCKMDHHVLNLVKATSEFWLSFCYGQSSSSEVYNANKHVVSSFKSVVKKLVLTFKLKMNECMKSKNLIPLVPILYVLHSLIHFISPFEVLELVHWMLSVIDLEDRSIWMTSALCVGLHIAGSAFGHLAAYMSQPHEKMPLYLFWGIQQEQYDVILYEKILLQVYDIATQFELDVADACLLQAVKVVKVHKAMQTQCHPFLKDTCRAVANTHVNILSHCMLKITKIKAEILFLVADISPLHLSVFGNIFSDRMNKHVAVKPCTVPPICDFSDEDALMLLPTVILYLNSIPAKFGGQLCMLHEHISSFYWGILKQGLSIWKSYVSKEIFKVEYFENLSMEDFPNLVSGSLLANTVLVVQSFFELRGELVKVKKRLSIFNSICSSDCSDLLEFDLTQDGAYSVEESLNFVNKTVAKIRLCRTLLFPEKRKFPSLLKKNTEVIASEDCSILDLARIRLLNLLVQSWQLIVKKCSLNVVNFRQMEVGSCSLFRYLEVYILKNVTEITREMHDCLLNLDSLSFVEQLGKSSLLHRFNDPMTLGLLRAIISSISEGKFSCISIIQLLLAHSQFAATIHSSHISAGHSNFGMIFTPLPSIMRSYVQFADQDVYDLKDNCKLSEECARQLELVKLLRLLFQIRARQCDIDNVKNIGINLRELLFLLLSSYGASMSAIDLEIFSLMDEINSTNSLGEGSMAKLDYLWGSALLKVRKENELGQTISSNLSEAEAVDDYRRILFRENIPIDPKVCATTVLYFPYDRTVGPGILKEPKKDYPDFRYEVHYADAEKLRVYDPIFILHFSVHCLSMGFIEPLEFASLGLLAITVVSISSPDDDMRKLGYEVLGRFKSALEKCQKRKNVMRLRLLMSYLQNGIEEPWQKISSVTAIFVAEASYVLLDPSHDHYSAISKYLMHSPNANMKGIPLFQTFFWSISTNFITERLWMQRLLCSGLNVDGDAQIYIRNAIFETLFSFYVSPISDHESKELIVQIVKKSVRIPKMVRYLVEQCGLISWSSCVISSLSWNQCRRNSFVELTVILKALNEVILSRHTVEWMQKYALEQLVELSCNLYKMLIEGVEMLKVNTQLVKLIIQILRSTLRISQKRKVYQPHFTLSVESLLQLCEVVDECCDGRQSLVAQIGLEAVLMSTPPVNILRMDKEKVSKFVSWATLTALQSNIEKVHGPENFDCNMRLQSEEESDDSLISKLVRWLSASVIVGKYFLKFSNLDICHSFDRSKLNNLLSLMEWSEQRCNGTSRTFACEETLASSIFFLQQLQRTNYTVLPSVVSALCLLLSSSLSSAETGILADDAIQLATLFSKINCPAEAYPAWRWSFYQPWKDHSSELSDAAKLVENQACEMLLVVISKLLGRNSLYSNFLSFQDVDKLGVYDWERRILKPL; this is translated from the exons ATGGAACAAGCAGCAATACCACAGTTCGGGAATAAACTCGTTCACGAGGCTAAACTCAAAGAGCTTCTTCGTAACTTAACCTCCACAGATTTCCAACTCTGTTCCGATGCTTCAAAAGAGTTCGTCAAACTTCTCAAGTCCGACTCCGGACCTGAATTTCTCAGCTTATACATCTACAACTCATCCAAGTGTATCGAACTCGAACAAGCTTGGGAGCTCCGTAAAATCAAAACTGGACTTTACGTTGTTTTcaatttgatttctgcatttctCAACCATTCCTATGGGAAAAACAGAGTCGATAAAGATCCGAAAGTTGCTGTAATAGTTAACGTATTAGATAAGTTTGCAAAATTGATTGTGGAAAAGAGAATGAATGATTTGTATAAAGAATTGAATAGTAAAGAGGCAAAGCGCCAACGTGCTGCGCTTTCTCTGTTGGCTTCTATAGCTAGGCGTAGTTCGTGGATGGCATGGGAAGTGGCCAAGAGTTTTGACTTTAAAATACCTATATTTGGGAGACTAGCTGAGTGGAAAGCAAAGAAAAGTGAAGGGAAAAAGAAGCACCATTCGACGAGGAAGGCTTTTGTGGGTTTTGCTGTATCATTTTTGGAGGTTGGGAATGCTAGGTTGCTGAGGGGCGTGTTGCAGCAGAAGGATATGTATTCTGGGGTGCTTCGTGGGTTGggaaatgatgatgatgataccGTGGTATATGTGTTGTCCACTTTGCGTGATAGGGTTCTTGTTCCGGATTCACTGGTGCCCACTGGGCTTAGAAGTGTGCTCTTCGGGAGTGTAACTTTGGAGCAGCTCACTAGCATTTCTGGACGAGATGGTGGTGGGTTGGCTGCAGAATTAGCTCACGAAGTGTTATATATGGTATGTACTGATCCTTCGAATGGATTGATGCCAGATTTGAAGAGGGTACCTAATCCATTGAGAGGAAACCCGAAAAGATTATTGGTCCTTATGAAAAAGTTAAAAGCTGGAGAGATTGAGAATCACAGAAACCTGCTTTTGGCAATTGTGAAGGGGAAGACATCTTTTGGTTCAGCTTATTTGGATGAGTTCCCATACAGTCTTGAAGACCCTTCATCGCGTAACTG GTTTGCTTCAGTTTCTTTGGCAGCCAATGTGCTCTTCTCTGTTGGTGATGGACTTGCCTTTGGGTTTCTTGATTCTCAAACCCAGGAGCCGCCAACTCTTAACAGTCCAGAGGTGCAAAATATCATGAAGTGCATTGGACCACGATCCTTCTCTCGACTAGTGATTAATAAAGGTTTACTTCATTTGGATCCTCTAGTGAAACATGGAACTTTGAAGCTCGTGTTGGAGGTTCTGAAACTGTTGGAGTTACTAATTTCTGCTTTAAACAGTGTCCTGTCTTCCCAAGGTCAAATGATCCACAAATGGGAGTCCCTCAAGCAAGATATCTGGAATGCAGTTCGGATTTTTCTCCCTGATCCTCAAGTTCTGTTTTCATTACTCTCTTCACTGAATGAATTTTACAGATGTCTTGAACATTGCTCGAAAAGACCTGCAGATTCTGAAATAGGAGATAAGCTGAGCAGTAGGAAGAAGCTGAAAATTGATGTTGCAAATGAGGATACAGATATCATTGTAGCGGGGGTTAGTTACTCCCCTGATGCAGCTCTGTTCCTGGACAGTGAAGCAATCGTAGATGACATGGATGATTCTAAAGATGACACTTACTTTGTAAAGCTTATAACAGAACTCTGGAGTTTGCATTCTTCTCCCTTGCCAGACTCTACTGTAAAAGACACAGAAGTGCTATTCTATGCCAAGTTGCTTAATGCTTTAACAATTTATTAT AAAACAATGCCTAAGATGTTGGAAGGATTGTTtgatttcttcaaaattctaCCAAACAACCCGCTGGCTTTACCAACTATGTTGCAGCAAACTTTGTTATCTCTGCTGCAAGAACATGTTGGTTGGTCCTCTAAATGTGAAATTGCAACAAGAGTTCACTCACAAATGTACAAGCATTTGCTTCCATTTCTGGACTTGTTAATGTTTTCACCCAACAGAGACATTAAGGATCAAGCATACATTCTAGCAAAGACATCAATGTATAGTACTGGTGCATTTGACAAAAACCCAAAGGAAATTTGTTCATGGTTCTTCTTTATTCCTGGTTATAGCAAAGACAACATGCTTGGAGGAGCAGTAGGGTGTGATATCTACAGAAAATTGTCGTCGCCTGTTCGTCTTTTCCTACGTGATGCTGTAATTGAGTCTGGCAATAAGTTATTCTATTATTTGGATCTTTTAAGGTCTTCTTTGAGTAGCATACCAGGCACCAAAG ATATATCTCCTGATTTTAGCCCTTTCACGATCTGCATCTTGGATAAGTGCCTAGCATTAGTAACTTCTGAATCTGGTGCTTTTTCTGCTTCTGAGAAGTCAATGGTTTCGTCATACGTGTGCAATACCTTAAAGTATCTCGTGGAGACTCAG GTGGATCCATCAGTTTTATCTTCAATAATTAATCTGAAGTTGTCTGAGAGACTTGATGCTCTGTATGACTTGGATGATTCTCAATGTCCCTGTGAGTGGAAGCCATTCAAGAGATTGCTACATTTGTCACGGAAAATATCGCAGGGAACTTACAGAATATCTTCCAACATCAAAGAATTTGTGTATACTGACAGTTCTTTTATTCGGACTGTTGGTGAAGTCCATAGATTGCTTAAGAGTGAGTCTGATGGTAGTCTGGTTGGATTGACCattgggttttgcttttcaatTGCATGCACAACACCAGCTGAGATAATACAGAATTTCCCTTTAATAGTATCTGTCTCGAATAAATTGCTTGGGGTCCCTCTGTCACTGTTGATGCAACTATTTTTCTCAGAACCTAGTCTTCTGAATGATGCTTCTAAGAGATGGCCAGAAATCTTCTTCACGGGTTTGGAAAGGGCCTTAACTAGATTATGTGGTGGGAGAACAATGGACTACGAGTCTGATTCATTTTCTGTATTTTTGGAGCATGCGCCATTTTATGTTCTCTTTCCAGCTGTTCTGGATATTGATGGACTGGATTTGTCTGATCAATCAGAATTGCAAAACTTGCTTCTGGCAAAGCTTTCAGAGAAGACATCTGATCATCTTCTTTCCTGTTTCCACTATTTACTCTTTTGGTTGAATCAAGCTCAGTTATCCTATAGAAATGAGCAATTCGAGGGACTTGAAAAGCTTTCCGCAGCTTGCTTCCTTCTCCTAAGCCGCATGTTGGAAAAATTGTTGGCTGAAAAATCTAATTCTTGTGGTCTAGACACCTGTAGTCGTTTCACAACTAACTTTGTTGAGGAGTTGGTTGTAACTATCCTTGGTCACCCTGCTGTGGCAGCAGTGCTGGAGCACCCATCCCCTGTTAATAGTGATTTTGCATGTGGAGCAATTGAGGACAGTGTAGACCAGTTTGTGGAATCAGCCAAACTGAAAGTTTGCAAGATGGATCATCATGTGCTTAATTTGGTAAAAGCTACTTCTGAGTTCTGGTTGTCTTTTTGCTATGGCCAAAGCTCCTCATCTGAAGTTTATAATGCCAATAAACATGTTGTAAGTTCATTCAAAAGTGTGGTAAAGAAACTGGTTCTGACATTTAAGCTCAAGATGAATGAATGCATGAAGTCCAAGAACTTAATACCTTTAGTTCCTATATTGTATGTTCTACATAGTTTGATTCATTTCATATCTCCCTTTGAGGTGCTTGAATTGGTCCATTGGATGCTGTCTGTAATTGACCTTGAGGATCGTTCTATTTGGATGACTTCAGCTCTCTGTGTTGGATTACACATTGCTGGTTCTGCATTTGGTCATCTGGCAGCATACATGTCGCAGCCGCATGAAAAAATGCCTCTTTACTTGTTTTGGGGAATTCAACAGGAACAATATGATGTCATCCTCTATGAGAAAATCCTTTTGCAAGTATATGATATTGCCACTCAATTTGAACTTGATGTTGCTGATGCCTGTCTGCTCCAAGCTGTAAAAGTTGTGAAAGTACATAAAGCTATGCAGACGCAATGCCATCCTTTTCTTAAGGATACATGTAGAGCTGTGGCAAACACTCATGTCAATATCCTTTCTCATTGCATGCTCAAAATAACGAAAATAAAAGCTGAAATCTTGTTTCTTGTTGCTGATATAAGCCCCCTGCATCTATCAGTATTCGGAAATATTTTTTCAGATAGGATGAATAAACATGTGGCAGTCAAGCCTTGTACAGTACCACCAATTTGTGATTTTTCTGATGAAGACGCACTGATGCTTCTTCCCACTGTTATCCTGTACTTAAATTCAATTCCTGCAAAATTTGGGGGCCAGCTTTGCATGCTTCATGAGCATATATCGTCTTTTTATTGGGGAATACTCAAGCAAGGTCTCTCTATCTGGAAAAGTTATGTTTCCAAGGAGATATTTAAGGTAGAATATTTTGAGAACCTGTCAATGGAAGATTTTCCGAATCTTGTCTCAGGTAGTCTTCTCGCGAATACTGTTCTTGTAGTTCAATCGTTCTTTGAATTAAGAGGCGAGTTGGTTAAAGTGAAAAAGCGCTTGAGTATATTCAATTCTATTTGCTCAAGTGATTGTAGTGATCTGCTGGAGTTCGATCTCACTCAAGATGGTGCTTATTCAGTTGAGGAGTCTTTGAATTTTGTCAACAAGACTGTGGCAAAAATACGTCTGTGCAGGACCCTTTTATTCCCCGAGAAGAGGAAGTTTCCATCCCTGCTGAAGAAAAACACGGAAGTGATTGCTTCAGAAGATTGCTCTATTTTAGACTTGGCAAGAATCCGGCTTTTGAACTTGCTGGTTCAATCCTGGCAGCTTATtgtcaagaaatgctctttgaACGTTGTTAACTTCAGGCAAATGGAAGTTGGAAGCTGTTCCTTATTTAGATATTTGGAAGTGTATATTCTAAAAAATGTAACGGAAATAACAAGAGAGATGCATGATTGTCTTCTGAATTTGGATTCTCTTTCATTTGTAGAGCAACTTGGTAAGTCATCTCTTCTGCATAGGTTTAACGATCCTATGACACTGGGGCTGCTCCGAGCTATTATCTCATCAATATCTGAGGGAAAGTTCTCTTGCATTTCAATTATTCAACTATTGCTTGCACATTCTCAATTTGCAGCTACCATCCATTCTTCTCACATCTCAGCTGGTCATTCTAACTTTGGGATGATATTTACTCCTTTGCCTAGCATCATGAGGTCGTATGTTCAGTTTGCTGATCAAGATGTGTATGATTTAAAAGATAATTGTAAACTATCTGAGGAATGTGCTCGGCAGTTGGAACTTGTGAAGTTGCTTAGGTTGCTTTTCCAAATCAGGGCTCGACAATGTGATATTGATAATGTAAAAAACATTGGAATAAATTTGAGGGAACTGCTCTTCTTGCTGTTGTCTTCTTATGGCGCTAGTATGAGTGCGATTGACTTGGAGATATTCAGCTTAATGGACGAGATCAATTCGACTAATAGCTTAGGCGAAGGAAGTATGGCTAAATTGGATTACCTATGGGGTAGTGCTCTGCTGAAAGTCAGAAAAGAAAATGAACTGGGGCAGACTATCTCTAGTAATTTGAGTGAAGCGGAAGCAGTTGATGACTACCGCAGGATCCTCTTCAGAGAAAACATTCCCATAGACCCCAAAGTTTGTGCAACTACTGTGCTTTATTTCCCATATGATAGAACAGTTGGTCCAGGGATTCTGAAAGAACCTAAAAAGGATTATCCTGACTTTAGATATGAG GTACATTATGCAGATGCCGAGAAACTCCGCGTGTATGATCCCATTTTTATTTTGCACTTCTCAGTTCACTGTCTTTCTATGGGTTTTATTGAGCCGTTGGAGTTTGCTAGCTTAGGCTTGCTTGCAATTACTGTTGTCAGTATATCTTCACCTGATGATGACATGAGGAAACTAGGTTACGAGGTTCTTGGAAGATTCAAGAGTGCACTGGAG AAATGTCAGAAGAGGAAGAATGTGATGCGACTTCGCCTCCTAATGTCGTACTTGCAAAATGGTATTGAAGAGCCTTGGCAGAAGATTTCATCTGTAACTGCCATATTTGTTGCAGAGGCTTCTTATGTACTTTTGGATCCTTCACATGACCATTATTCAGCAATAAGTAAATATCTAATGCACTCTCCAAATGCAAATATGAAG GGTATTCCATTGTTCCAGACTTTTTTCTGGAGTATCTCAACTAATTTCATTACGGAGAGATTGTGGATGCAACGTCTATTATGCTCAGGATTGAATGTGGACGGCGATGCTCAAATATACATCAGAAATGCCATTTTTGAGACCCTTTTCAGTTTCTATGTTTCTCCTATTTCTGATCATGAGTCGAAGGAGTTGATTGTTCAG ATAGTGAAGAAGTCTGTCAGAATACCCAAGATGGTCAGGTACTTGGTTGAACAGTGTGGCTTGATCTCATGGTCATCCTGTGTTATTTCATCTCTTTCTTGGAATCAATGCAGAAGAAATTCATTTGTTGAGTTGACTGTTATACTGAAG GCACTAAATGAAGTTATTTTGTCGAGACACACTGTTGAGTGGATGCAGAAATATGCCTTGGAGCAGCTTGTGGAACTCTCTTGCAATCTATACAAGATGCTAATTGAAGGTGTTGAAATGCTTAAAGTAAATACTCAACTTGTTAAACTGATTATACAAATATTGAGATCAACATTGAGGATATCCCAAAAGAGGAAAGTTTATCAACCACATTTTACACTCTCCGTTGAGAGCTTACTTCAGTTATGTGAAGTTGTTGACGAATGCTGTGATGGAAGGCAAAGTCTTGTTGCACAAATTGGACTTGAAGCTGTACTTATGAGCACTCCTCCAGTAAATATTTTGCGAATG GACAAGGAAAAAGTTTCCAAGTTTGTTAGCTGGGCAACTTTAACTGCTTTGCAGTCAAATATTGAAAAAGTCCATGGGCCGGAAAATTTTGATTGCAATATGAGACTGCAATCCGAGGAAGAATCAGATGATTCTCTGATATCAAAGCTCGTTCGCTGGCTGTCTGCATCAGTGATTGTAGGAAAGTATTTCCTCAAATTCAGTAATTTGGACATCTGTCATTCTTTTGACAGATCTAAGCTCAATAACCTGCTTTCTCTGATGGAGTGGAGTGAGCAAAGATGTAACGGTACCAGCAGGACATTTGCATGTGAAGAAACTTTAGCTTCATCAATCTTTTTTCTGCAACAGCTACAACGCACAAACTATACAGTGCTTCCATCTGTCGTTTCTGCACTTTgccttcttctttcttctagtCTTTCCTCCGCAG AAACAGGCATCTTAGCTGATGATGCAATTCAGTTGGCAACCCTCTTCTCCAAGATTAATTGCCCGGCTGAAGCTTATCCTGCCTGGAGATG GTCATTTTACCAGCCATGGAAAGATCACTCTTCTGAGCTCAGTGATGCAGCAAAATTGGTAGAAAATCAGGCTTGTGAAATGCTTCTTGTTGTAATCTCAAAGTTGTTAGGAAGAAATTCATTGTACTCCAACTTCCTTTCCTTCCAGGATGTGGACAAGTTGGGTGTCTATGACTGGGAAAGACGCATCCTTAAACCTctgtaa